In Misgurnus anguillicaudatus unplaced genomic scaffold, ASM2758022v2 HiC_scaffold_31, whole genome shotgun sequence, a single window of DNA contains:
- the LOC141363024 gene encoding bystin-like yields the protein MPKVKKSKGAPERSGAGVALADQILQGDSVRMSGRVKNRSRTHDEEQEYVDEKLSRKILQQARIQQEELQTELGITPETKKQPATQLGVSTEDGDSDEEWPALGASAEDTGTEVQVDPEDEKAIQMFMSKNPPVRRTLADIIMEKITEKQTEVGTVMSEVSGRPVPQLDPRVTEVYRGVNKVLSKYRSGKLPKAFKIIPALSNWEQILYLTEPETWTAAAMYQATRIFSSNLKERMAQRFYNLVLLPRIRDDIAEYKRLNFHLYGALKKALFKPGAWFKGILLPLCESGTCTLREAIIIGSILTKCSIPVLYSSAAMLKLAEMEYNGANSIFLRLLLDKKYALPFRVLDALVAHFLAFRTEKRTLPVLWHQSLLTLVQRYKADLSSEQKDALLELLKIQTHPQISVEIRRELQSAEARDVEDATPAMTLD from the exons ATGCCGAAGGTGAAGAAGAGTAAAGGCGCACCGGAGCGCAGCGGTGCCGGTGTGGCTCTTGCGGATCAGATCCTGCAGGGAGACTCGGTTCGGATGAGCGGCCGCGTGAAGAACCGGAGCAGAACCCACGATGAGGAACAAGAGTATGTGGACGAGAAACTGTCCAGGAAAATCCTTCAACAGGCACGAATACAACAAGAAGAACTGCAGACTGAGTTAGGAATCACACCCGAGACCAAAAAACAACCAGCTACTCAACTAG gtgTCAGTACAGAGGATGGAGACTCTGATGAGGAGTGGCCTGCACTGGGTGCATCTGCAGAGGACACAGGAACAGAGGTACAGGTGGATCCAGAAGATGAGAAAGCCATTCAGATGTTCATGAGCAAGAATCCACCTGTCAG ACGGACGTTAGCTGACATCATCATGGAGAAGATCACAGAGAAACAGACTGAAGTGGGCACTGTGATGTCTGAGGTGTCGGGTCGACCCGTTCCTCAGCTTGATCCCAGAGTAACAGAGGTGTATAGAGGTGTCAACAAG GTTCTGTCAAAATATCGCAGCGGGAAACTTCCCAAAGCGTTTAAGATCATACCAGCGCTTTCAAACTGGGAGCAGATCCTGTATCTGACGGAGCCGGAGACGTGGACCGCCGCCGCCATGTATCAAGCCACCAG GATTTTTTCGTCTAATCTGAAGGAGCGCATGGCCCAGCGCTTCTACAATCTTGTGCTGTTACCCAGAATTCGAGACGACATCGCTGAGTACAAGCGGCTGAATTTTCACCTGTACGGCGCACTGAAGAAAGCTCTCTTCAAACCTGGAGCCTGGTTTAAAG gAATTTTGCTCCCACTATGTGAATCAGGCACCTGCACGCTGAGAGAAGCCATCATCATCGGAAGCATCCTTACCAAATGCTCAATACCTGTGCTGTActccag CGCTGCGATGCTAAAACTGGCCGAGATGGAATACAACGGAGCAAACAGCATTTTCCTGCGTCTGTTACTGGATAAGAAATACGCCCTGCCCTTCCGTGTCCTCGATGCACTGGTCGCCCACTTCCTGGCGTTCCGAACAGAGAAACGGACTCTGCCGGTGCTTTGGCACCAGAGCCTGCTGACGTTGGTACAGCGTTATAAAGCAGATCTGTCGTCCGAACAGAAAGACGCTTTACTGGAACTGCTGAAGATCCAAACACACCCGCAGATATCTGTCGAGATCAGACGAGAACTTCAAAGTGCCGAGGCCAGAGACGTGGAGGACGCCACACCGGCCATGACCTTAGACTGA